From Pseudorasbora parva isolate DD20220531a chromosome 25, ASM2467924v1, whole genome shotgun sequence, one genomic window encodes:
- the LOC137064521 gene encoding pneumococcal serine-rich repeat protein-like isoform X3, translating into MDQGCKGLPLLINFLLLSNAFGFGDGAYANAHHPWGQLPGNMFSPRAVQSSVSEIPVSGNLPKEVGSSVFANRPLKRLSLFQFVKGHVSSWPESTPPAQTAPSSSGLASLPQPLNEQQAGSLTSLQGSSGSTITDTASVSIPGESTSYPVGLGTAGLSTSNLSSPGLYMSSSQEASGTQATSSVFLQESISNNSSSAAGASSISQGNSGPLSEGSDQSIFSQGQSSYSSLSLSQGALSPYSPDSYNKLSSSVSSQSTSDQGTPSLYDSSSQGSSVSLLGASGTSIQVLSPQSQISNQLLPSPLEVSSPFTNSQASHSNGPASPLDPQGSLSLGFLSTQSQGFASTSQGSSGPELSGSSYTQPTSSPGASFGASTGFASQEGNGTSSGSVHPQGTTSQSSPGSPSSYSSVFLSSPQGAANQSATVQSSRKQFTSSYGTQSWGSLKPQGTTSLFAPGSPSSLSATVQSSRKQFTSSYGSQSGGSLQPQGTTSSLAPGSPSSLSATVQSSRKQFTSSYGTQSWGSLKPQGTTSLFSTGSPSSFSSASLSSPQGADNQSATVQSSWKQFTSSYGPLTGSSMLLNLQGSTTYDGPLKPQGTTSFFSTGSPSSLSGTVQSSQKQLTSSYGTQSGGSLQPQGTTSSLAPGSPSSLSATVQSSRKQFTTSYGTQSGSSKLLNLQGSTAYGGSLQPQGTTSSLAPGSPSSLSATVQSSRKQFTSSYGTQSGGSLQPQGTTISLAPGSPSSLSATIQSSRKQFTTSYGTQSGSSKPLNLQGSTAYGGALQPQGTTSSLAPGSPSSLSATVQSSQKQFTSSYGTQSGGSLQPQGTTSSLAPGSPSSLSATIQSSRKQFTTSYGTQSGSSKPLNLQGSTAYGGSLQPQGTTSSLAPGSPSSLSATVQSSQKQFTSSYGTQSGGSLQPQGTTSSLAPGSPSSLSATIQSSRKQFTTSYGTQSGGSLQPQGTTSSLAPGSPSSLSATNQSSRKQFTTIYGTQSGGSLQPQGTTSSLAPGSPSSLSATVQSSRKQFTSSYGTQSGGSLQPQGTTSSLAPGSPSSLSATIQSSRKQFTTSYGTQSGSSKPLNLQGSTAYGGSLQPQGTTSSLAPGSPSSLSATIQSSRKQFTTSYGTQSGSSKPLNLQGSTAYGGSLQPQGTTSSLAPGSPSSLSATIQSSRKQFTTIYGTQSGGSLQPQGTTSSLAPGSPSSLSATVHSSRKQFTSSYGTQSGGSLQPQGTTSSLAPGSPSSLSATVQSSRKQFTSSYGTQSGGSLQPQGTTSSLAPGSPSSLSATVQSSRKQFTTSYGTQSGSSKLLNLQGSTAYGGSLQPQGTTSSLAPGSPSSLSATVQSSRKQFTTSYGTQSGGSLQPQGTTSSLAPGSPSSLSATNQSSRKQFTTIYGTQSGGSLQPQGTTSSLAPGSPSSLSATVQSSRKQFTSSYGTQSGGSLQPQGTTISLAPGSPSSLSATIQSSQKQFTTSYGTQSGSSKPLNLQGSTAYGGSLQPQGTTSSLAPGSPSSLSATVQSSRKQFTSSYGTQSGGSLQPQGTTSSLAPGSPSSLSATVQSSRKQFTSSYGTQSGGSLQPQGTTSSLAPGSPSSLSATVQSSRKQFTSSYGTQSGGSLQPQGTTSSLAPGSPSSLSATVQSSRKQFTSSYGTQSGGSLQPQGTTSSLAPGSPSSLSATIQSSRKQFTTSYGTQSGGSLQPQGTTSSLAPGSPSSLSATVQSSRKQFTSSYGTQSGGSLQPQGTTSSLAPGSPSSLSATIQSSRKQFTTSYGTQSGGSLQPQGTTSSLAPGSPSSLSATVQSSRKQFTTSYGTQSGSSKLLNLQGSTVYGGSLQPQGTTSSLAPGSPSSHPSVSPSSPQGFASQEFQTYAVAQNQKSQRWPPSERTQTSGAAVSQGASSVSELLSSSGLLFNQNALASKPSHSSSSSRYYVKGK; encoded by the exons ATGGATCAAGGGTGTAAAGG GTTACCCTTGTTGATAAACTTCCTGCTTTTGAGTAATGCTTTTGGTTTTGGAG ATGGAGCTTATGCAAATGCTCACCACCCTTGGGGTCAACTTCCTGGCAATATGTTCTCACCTCGTGCAGTCCAGTCTTCTGTGTCAGAGATCCCTGTGTCTGGGAATTTGCCTAAAGAAGTGGGCTCTAGCGTATTTGCTAACAGACCCCTGAAAAGGTTGAGCTTATTCCAGTTTGTTAAAGGTCATGTTTCCAGCTGGCCTGAATCAACGCCCCCTGCTCAAACCGCTCCAAGCAGCTCCGGTTTAGCTTCCTTGCCTCAACCCTTAAATGAACAGCAAGCAGGCAGTTTGACATCACTCCAGGGCTCCTCTGGATCAACCATTACAGATACTGCTAGTGTTTCTATACCAGGAGAAAGTACTAGTTACCCTGTTGGACTTGGCACTGCTGGCTTGTCTACTAGTAATCTGAGCTCCCCTGGTTTGTACATGTCCAGCTCCCAGGAAGCTTCTGGTACTCAAGCCACGTCATCTGTGTTCCTTCAGGAGAGCATCTCTAACAACAGTTCATCTGCTGCAGGTGCCAGTTCAATCTCTCAAGGTAACTCTGGACCACTTTCAGAAGGCTCTGATCAATCCATCTTCTCTCAGGGTCAAAGCAGTTACAGTAGTTTGTCTCTGTCTCAAGGTGCCTTGAGTCCCTATTCCCCAGACTCCTATAACAAGCTCAGTTCTTCTGTTTCTAGTCAGTCTACCAGTGATCAGGGTACCCCCAGTCTGTATGACTCTAGCTCTCAGGGTAGTTCTGTCAGTTTGTTGGGAGCTTCTGGCACTTCCATTCAAGTTTTGTCACCCCAATCCCAAATCTCTAACCAGCTTTTGCCCTCACCCTTGGAGGTTTCTAGCCCATTTACTAATAGTCAAGCTTCACATTCAAATGGTCCCGCTTCACCTCTAGACCCTCAGGGCAGTCTCTCTCTCGGCTTTTTGTCTACCCAGAGTCAGGGCTTTGCTTCCACCTCTCAGGGCAGCTCTGGGCCTGAGTTGTCTGGAAGTTCTTATACCCAGCCAACAAGTAGCCCTGGTGCTTCGTTTGGAGCCTCTACTGGTTTTGCCTCTCAAGAAGGGAACGGCACTTCCAGTGGTTCTGTCCAtcctcaaggtaccacaagcCAGTCTTCCCCTGGGTCTCCATCCTCCTATTCAAGTGTCTTCCTATCCTCACCCCAAGGTGCTGCCAatcagtctgctacagtccagagttcacggaagcagtttacctctagctatggcacccagtcatGGGGATCACTcaagcctcaaggtaccacaagtctgtttgcccctgggtctccatcctcattgtctgctacagtccagagttcacggaagcagtttacctctagctatggcagccagtcagggggatcactccagcctcaaggtaccacaagttctcttgcccctgggtccccatcctcattgtctgctacagtccagagttcacggaagcagttcacctctagctatggcacccagtcatGGGGATCACTcaagcctcaaggtaccacaagtctGTTTTCCACTGGGTCTCCATCCTCCTTTTCAAGTGCATCACTATCCTCACCCCAAGGTGCTGACAatcagtctgctacagtccagagttcatGGAAGCAGTTCACCTCTAGCTATGGCCCCTTGACAGGGTCATCTATGCTATTAAACCTGCAGGGCAGCACCACTTATGATGGACCACTCAAGCCTCAAGGTACTACAAGTTTCTTTTCCACTGGGTCTCCATCCTCATTGTCTGgtacagtccagagttcacaGAAGCAGTTAAcctctagctatggcacccagtcagggggatcactccagcctcaaggtaccacaagttctcttgcccctgggtctccatcctcattgtctgctacagtccagagttcacggaagcagtttaccactagctatggcacccagtcagggTCCTCTAAACTACTAAACCTGCAGGGCAGTACAGCCTATGGTGGATcactccagcctcaaggtaccacaagttctcttgcccctgggtccccatcctcattgtctgctacagtccagagttcacggaagcagtttacctctagctatggcacccagtcagggggatcactccagcctcaaggtaccacaatttctcttgcccctgggtccccatcctcattgtctgctacaatccagagttcacggaagcagtttactactagctatggcacccagtcagggTCCTCTAAACCACTAAACCTGCAGGGCAGTACAGCCTATGGTGGTGcactccagcctcaaggtaccacaagttctcttgcccctgggtccccatcctcattgtctgctacagtccagagttcacagaagcagtttacctctagctatggcacccagtcagggggatcactccagcctcaaggtaccacaagttctcttgcccctgggtctccatcctcattgtctgctacaatccagagttcacggaagcagtttactactagctatggcacccagtcagggTCCTCTAAACCACTAAACCTGCAGGGCAGTACAGCCTATGGTGGATcactccagcctcaag gtaccacaagttctcttgcccctgggtccccatcctcattgtctgctacagtccagagttcacagaagcagtttacctctagctatggcacccagtcagggggatcactccagcctcaag gtaccacaagttctCTTGCCCCTGGGTCTCCATCCTCATTATCTGCTACAATCCAGAGTTCACGGAAGCAGTTTACTactagctatggcacccagtcagggggatccctccagcctcaaggtaccacaagttctCTTGCCCCTGGGTCCCCATCCTCATTGTCTGCTACAAACCAGAGTTCACGGAAGCAGTTTACTACTAtctatggcacccagtcagggggatcactccagcctcaag gtaccacaagttctcttgcccctgggtctccatcctcattgtctgctacagtccagagttcacggaagcagtttacctctagctatggcacccagtcagggggatcactccagcctcaaggcaccacaagttctcttgcccctgggtctccatcctcattgtctgctacaatccagagttcacggaagcagtttactactagctatggcacccagtcagggTCCTCTAAACCACTAAACCTGCAGGGCAGTACAGCCTATGGTGGATcactccagcctcaaggtaccacaagttctcttgcccctgggtctccatcctcattgtctgctacaatccagagttcacggaagcagtttactactagctatggcacccagtcagggTCCTCTAAACCACTAAACCTGCAGGGCAGTACAGCCTATGGTGGATcactccagcctcaaggtaccacaagttctCTTGCCCCTGGGTCTCCATCCTCATTGTCTGCTACAATCCAGAGTTCACGGAAGCAGTTTACTACTAtctatggcacccagtcagggggatcactccagcctcaaggtaccacaagttctCTTGCCCCTGGGTCCCCATCTTCattgtctgctacagtccacagttcacggaagcagtttacctctagctatggcacccagtcagggggatcactccagcctcaag gtaccacaagttctcttgcccctgggtctccatcctcattgtctgctacagtccagagttcacggaagcagtttacctctagctatggcacccagtcagggggatcactccagcctcaaggtaccacaagttctcttgcccctgggtccccatcctcattgtctgctacagtccagagttcacggaaGCAGTTTACTACTAGCTATGGTACCCAGTCAGGGTCCTCTAAACTACTAAACCTGCAGGGCAGTACAGCCTATGGTGGATcactccagcctcaaggtaccacaagttctcttgcccctgggtctccatcctcattatctgctacagtccagagttcacggaagcagtttactactagctatggcacccagtcagggggatcactccagcctcaaggtaccacaagttctCTTGCCCCTGGGTCCCCATCCTCATTGTCTGCTACAAACCAGAGTTCACGGAAGCAGTTTACTACTAtctatggcacccagtcagggggatcactccagcctcaaggtaccacaagttctcttgcccctgggtccccatcctcattgtctgctacagtccagagttcacggaagcagtttacctctagctatggcacccagtcagggggatcactccagcctcaaggtaccacaatTTCTCTTGCCCCTGGGTCTCCATCCTCATTGTCTGCTACAATCCAGAGTTCACAGAAGCAGTTTACAactagctatggcacccagtcagggTCCTCTAAACCACTAAACCTGCAGGGCAGTACAGCCTATGGTGGATcactccagcctcaaggtaccacaagttctcttgcccctgggtccccatcctcattgtctgctacagtccagagttcacgcaagcagtttacctctagctatggcacccagtcagggggatcactccagcctcaaggtaccacaagttctcttgcccctgggtccccatcctcattgtctgctacagtccagagttcacgcaagcagtttacctctagctatggcacccagtcagggggatcactccagcctcaaggtaccacaagttctcttgcccctgggtctccatcctcattgtctgctacagtccagagttcacgcaagcagtttacctctagctatggcacccagtcagggggatcactccagcctcaaggtaccacaagttctcttgcccctgggtctccatcctcattgtctgctacagtccagagttcacggaagcagtttacctctagctatggcacccagtcagggggatcactccagcctcaaggtaccacaagttctCTTGCCCCTGGGTCTCCATCCTCATTATCTGCTACAATCCAGAGTTCACGGAAGCAGTTTACTactagctatggcacccagtcagggggatcactccagcctcaaggtaccacaagttctcttgcccctgggtctccatcctcattgtctgctacagtccagagttcacggaagcagtttacctctagctatggcacccagtcagggggatcactccagcctcaaggtaccacaagttctCTTGCCCCTGGGTCTCCATCCTCATTATCTGCTACAATCCAGAGTTCACGGAAGCAGTTTACTactagctatggcacccagtcagggggatcactccagcctcaaggtaccacaagttctcttgcccctgggtctccatcctcattgtctgctacagtccagagttcacggaagcagtttaccactagctatggcacccagtcagggTCCTCTAAACTGCTAAACCTGCAGGGCAGTACAGTCTATGGTGGATcactccagcctcaaggtaccacaagttctCTTGCCCCTGGGTCTCCATCCTCCCACCCAAGTGTATCACCATCCTCACCTCAAGGTTTTGCCAGCCAAGAATTTCAAACTTATGCTGTGGCCCAAAACCAGAAGTCTCAAAGATGGCCACCGTCAGAACGTACTCAAACATCAGGTGCAGCTGTTTCACAAGGAGCGTCCAGTGTTTCTGAGCTCCTGAGTAGCTCTGGCTTACTGTTTAACCAGAATGCCCTTGCTTCCAAACCATCTCATAGCTCTTCCTCAAGCCGCTACTATGTCAAGGGCAAGTGA